The Gemmatimonadota bacterium genomic sequence GGGTGGTTTAAGGCTCTTTTTGTACTTTCGTGCCGCAAAAAGAAAAGTTTCTAGTCAAGATCTGTTGATCCCCCCGCCCCGGGGTTCCCCGCCCCCCCCCCCCCCCCGAACAGTCACTCCCTGACCGCCGCGAACCCGATGATGGGCGGTGCGGCCATGAATTCGTCCCAGTAATCGTTGTCCCGCTCGGACGGATGCAACTGCGGGTCGACCCAGTGAAAACCGGCAAAGCCGGCTTCATCGAAAGCCCGCCGATAGGTTCCCGGTGAGAGGTAGTAGTTGTTAAATTCGAACCGCGTGCCGTCGTCGTTCATGAACCGGTAGACAATGGGGTCGCCTTCGGACGGCGTCGCCCCGGCCGGCGTTCCTCTGTACTCCTTTTCAAATCCGTACCGGGCGTATGAGACCGTGCCACCGGGCACATTCAGGACGTTGTCGTTGAAACACACGAACCGCCCGCCCGGCTTCAGCGCGCCGTAGGCCGCCTGGACGAAGCGCAGAAGTTCGTTCGCGTCTCGGGCGTAGTTCAGTAGGTACATGGCCACGACGAGATCGACCGGCTCGTCCAGGACCAGGGCCGCCGCGTCCTGGTTCAGGTACCGGCAACCCGTGGGCCGCGCGCGTTCCTCGGCCTCGGCCAGCCGGATCATTTCGGCCGATACGTCGACGCCGAGAACCTCCCCGGCGCCGGCAAGTTTCAGCTTGCGTGTGTAGAACCCCTCGCCGCAGGCCAGGTCGAGCGCTTTCATCCCGCTAATGTCCCCAAGCATTTGGAAAAGCGTGTATTCCTCGATGTACTGACGAAAGGACAGTTGCTTGGAGTCTTTGTAGGCCTCGGCGATGGCGTCGTATTCGGATTCGGCTCGTCGCTTCATATGGGTTCCCCTTTGCTTTACCTCTCACATTATACCTGAACAGAACGGTGTTTCAAGTTCCATTGTCCCATTCGGTAGCGGTTTACACGGTCCGCAGGCCCATGGGCTTCGCCCTCAATTCCGTTGACGAAAAGGCCTCCTCCGCATAGTTTTCCCATTGTCTGCGTTTCCGGCATCTCATCGTAAAAGTATGTCTTGTTTCCCTGCGGAGACCCTTTGAACGTCATCTGCGTCTGCCTGGACACTTTTCGCGCCGACATCATCGGCCCGGGCAGGAAGTACAGCCACGCGCACACGCCCAATCTCGACGCCTTTCACCGCGGCAGCATCCGGTTCAACCGGGCCTTCGGCGAGGGACAGCCCACGCTCCAGGTGCGAAGGGCGCTGTTCACCGGGATGCGCAGTTTCCCGTGGCGGTACAACTTCGACCGGCGCGGCCACTGGCATCACGCCCCGGGCTGGCACAAGATCCCGCCGGAACAGGACACGATCGCGGAAGTGCTGCTGGAACGAGGGTACCTGACGGCCCTCATCGCCGACACGTACCACATGTTCAAGCCCACCATGAACTTCTCCCGGGGGTTCGCTCACCTGGATTTCGTGCGGGGACAGGAATCGGACAACTGGAAGAGCGGCGATCCGAAACTCGTCGAGGCGCAACTTGCCCGGCACGTGAGGCAGCCCGTGGACATGTCGAAGCATGTGGGCCTGGTGAACTACCTGCTGAACCAGCGCCACAGGAAGGACAAGGAAGACTACCAGTGTGCCCGGGTGTTCAACTCGGCCAGTGCGTGGCTTGCCGACAACCATACGGCGGGGCCCTTCTTCCTGTGGGTCGACAGCTTCGATCCCCATGAGCCCTGGGACCCGCCGCCGGAGTACGCCGACCGGTATTTCGAGCACGACGGCCTCGATTTCATCGTGCCCGGTCCCGCATACGCCCGTGACGGATCGGGCGGGGCAGGTGGACCAGGCGGGGCAGGTGGACCAGGTGGGCCATCGGAAGCTGAACTCCGGCGCATCGAGGCGCTGTACCTGGGGGAGGTCACCCTGGTGGACGAGTACGTGGGCCGGTTGCTGAATGCGGTGGCGGACCGGAACCTCCTCGATGAAACCCTGATCGTGATCCTGTCGGACCATGGGACCCAGTTGCTCGACCAGGGGAGCTTCGGCAAGGGGCCGAACGAACTGCATCCCTTCAATACCCAACTCAACCTCATGATGCGCGTACCTGGTGGTCCGACGGACGTGGACGTGGACGCCTTCGTGCAGAACCACGACCTCATGCCCACGCTGCTCGGTCGGCTCGGGGTACGGGCGGACTGGACGGACGGCGAGGACCTTTGGCCGCTGGTCGCGGGTGAGAAGGCTGCCATCCGTGATCGGATCGTGACCGGGTGGGCCTCCTTCATCACGGGTAACGCCGTGGGCCGGGCCAGTGTGCGGGACGACCGCTGGAACTTCTGCACGTCGGTGGGCTACGAGGACGAGAACGGCGATGAACTCTTCGACCTGGAGGACGATCCGGAAGAACGGCGG encodes the following:
- a CDS encoding class I SAM-dependent methyltransferase — encoded protein: MKRRAESEYDAIAEAYKDSKQLSFRQYIEEYTLFQMLGDISGMKALDLACGEGFYTRKLKLAGAGEVLGVDVSAEMIRLAEAEERARPTGCRYLNQDAAALVLDEPVDLVVAMYLLNYARDANELLRFVQAAYGALKPGGRFVCFNDNVLNVPGGTVSYARYGFEKEYRGTPAGATPSEGDPIVYRFMNDDGTRFEFNNYYLSPGTYRRAFDEAGFAGFHWVDPQLHPSERDNDYWDEFMAAPPIIGFAAVRE
- a CDS encoding sulfatase, with translation MNVICVCLDTFRADIIGPGRKYSHAHTPNLDAFHRGSIRFNRAFGEGQPTLQVRRALFTGMRSFPWRYNFDRRGHWHHAPGWHKIPPEQDTIAEVLLERGYLTALIADTYHMFKPTMNFSRGFAHLDFVRGQESDNWKSGDPKLVEAQLARHVRQPVDMSKHVGLVNYLLNQRHRKDKEDYQCARVFNSASAWLADNHTAGPFFLWVDSFDPHEPWDPPPEYADRYFEHDGLDFIVPGPAYARDGSGGAGGPGGAGGPGGPSEAELRRIEALYLGEVTLVDEYVGRLLNAVADRNLLDETLIVILSDHGTQLLDQGSFGKGPNELHPFNTQLNLMMRVPGGPTDVDVDAFVQNHDLMPTLLGRLGVRADWTDGEDLWPLVAGEKAAIRDRIVTGWASFITGNAVGRASVRDDRWNFCTSVGYEDENGDELFDLEDDPEERRNVAGQRPDVVSERRGDVEAVLGQPLPGRMVEICDPAPAPMTHWLEQRLRRRQD